Below is a window of Fibrobacter sp. UWB11 DNA.
CATTTTGATTCCCGTTCTTGACGAATCCATGCATGGCGATGCGTTTAACAAGGATCAGGTGGTGCCTGCAACGGGTGTTGACTTTATGGAGTTCCTTTTTGGAATTGCTCGCCATCCGATTGCAAAGACGTTGAAAGACAAACTTTATAATTATTTTGTCGAAAGCAATTATGCACATCGGCAGTACAGAACGTTCTTCGAAACTGTGCTTGCGCAAAAAGGGGCGCCTGTTCTGTGGCATTGCACGTCGGGCAAGGATCGCTGCGGCTTTGGTGCGGTATTGATGCTTGCTGCTCTCGGGGCCGACGATAACGCTATTCTAGACGATTACGCGGAATCCGAAAACTCGTACCGCAAGCCGCTTGAAGCGATGACCGCCAAAGGTCGTGCATCGGGAATGACGGATGAACAGCTCGATATTCTACACTTCTTGGTGAGTGTCAAACGCGAGTATATGGAAACCCCGGTAAAGCGAATTAATCAGGAATATGGATCGCTACTGAACTTTATACAGAAAAAAATCGGGGTGACACAGGCTCAGATTGAATCCCTGCGGAAATA
It encodes the following:
- a CDS encoding tyrosine-protein phosphatase produces the protein MANILKFECIDNARQLGGILAGGRCVKHNKLFRSSNLSKATEHDLHRLRDEFGVHQVIDFRSDFEYMRKPDKLLDGMQSILIPVLDESMHGDAFNKDQVVPATGVDFMEFLFGIARHPIAKTLKDKLYNYFVESNYAHRQYRTFFETVLAQKGAPVLWHCTSGKDRCGFGAVLMLAALGADDNAILDDYAESENSYRKPLEAMTAKGRASGMTDEQLDILHFLVSVKREYMETPVKRINQEYGSLLNFIQKKIGVTQAQIESLRKYYLE